From the genome of Plasmodium malariae genome assembly, chromosome: 9, one region includes:
- the PDI-11 gene encoding protein disulfide isomerase, putative → MLVVHRFLKMKNFGKTILLLPLIFLFMECTWSLYADVKEIQTVETVEKLEELLSLKKMCLVQFYATWCRVSRGFANDFISIAKTVKDDITILAVKNEEIANKYKIEVYPNIHLFFVKDNKKEVEKFDGNYKIKDVVSFIYDSIKKYRLKELNIDISKNKSSYKKKKNQNKNDGKVIILNDTNFDKSILQNDDNVWFVFFYAPWCGHSKPIHPIFDELAKKVAHLKNARIAKIDATVEQRTAQTYQINGYPSFKLFPSGNKTLHSAINYNESRTTEDLYQFFLKYYKEKKEVIQLTSQQVFDEYCEKDVCLLAILPNKEDTEASYFDSYINILTNVTKDISNLPVSFLWTQAGDQLDIVQKLNLTFGFPTVIAISFSKNVYSILKGNYSEQSIKNFITQMMMGKSSVDNLVPFTVKNVPKFSPNTLNENNLEL, encoded by the coding sequence ATGCTTGTTGTACACCGAttcttaaaaatgaaaaattttggAAAAACAATACTTTTGCTTCCGTtgattttcctttttatggAATGTACATGGAGCTTATATGCGGATGTCAAAGAGATACAAACAGTAGAAACAGTTGAAAAATTGGAAGAATTACTAAGTTTGAAGAAAATGTGCTTGGTTCAATTTTACGCTACTTGGTGCCGAGTCTCCAGAGGCTTTGCTAATGATTTTATTAGTATCGCAAAGACGGTAAAAGATGATATAACCATTTTAGctgtaaaaaatgaagaaatagcaaataaatataaaattgaagTATATCCAAATATAcaccttttttttgtaaaggataataaaaaagaagttgAAAAATTCGAtggaaattacaaaataaaagatgtGGTTAGCTTTATATATgatagtataaaaaaatatcgtttaaaagaattaaatatagatataagtaaaaataagagttcatataaaaaaaaaaaaaatcaaaataaaaatgatggtaaagtaattatattaaatgataCTAATTTTGATAAGTctattttacaaaatgatgataatgtgtggtttgtctttttttatgCCCCTTGGTGTGGTCATAGTAAACCAATACATCCTATATTTGATGAACTTGCCAAAAAAGTTgctcatttaaaaaatgcaaGAATAGCAAAAATTGATGCAACAGTTGAACAAAGAACAGCACAAACTTATCAAATAAATGGATATccatcttttaaattatttccaTCAGGAAATAAAACATTACATAGTGCCATCAATTATAATGAATCAAGGACTACAGAAGATCTTTAtcaattctttttaaaatattataaagaaaaaaaagaagtaattCAATTGACATCTCAACAAGTTTTTGATGAATATTGTGAAAAAGATGTATGCCTTTTGGCTATATTACCAAATAAAGAAGATACAGAAGCTAGCTATTTTGattcttatattaatatattaacaaacgTTACTAAGGATATAAGTAATTTACCTGTTTCATTTTTGTGGACACAAGCAGGAGATCAGTTAGATATAGTACAAAAGTTAAATCTTACATTTGGTTTTCCTACTGTTATTGCTATtagtttttcaaaaaatgtttattccattttaaaaggaaattatTCTGAACAAtccataaaaaattttattacacaAATGATGATGGGCAAGTCTTCTGTGGACAATTTAGTTCCATTTACAGTAAAAAATGTCCCAAAGTTTTCACCTAATACTTTAAAcgaaaataatttagaacTGTGA
- the PmUG01_09043400 gene encoding conserved Plasmodium protein, unknown function → MDKFKRCKKRNFRSLIKNTKSLIKRKNKNQSKIHKSNILTNEFITNIIIKYVRKSSVGNANGSSTFDEYMSHGGNTTECIKEKLFSKKEIVETDIINNCLIFDKNETLKSISYKILYGIIKKCVDHENVLMKIEELGFSAENIKDKNDDNINICSKYKVDTFFNYIYKSLKVIKCSNNFNVLCKLMNVIKYVIHVLPYMYKIKFLFFFCSIFNIYQKLHERGNHGDNIANTKKAKNVKTAKNVKTAKNVKDENSDNFPFTNVDDHEFLNIFFELMNELININDNYNSYDDNYKIFNFFVLRWMLVYFKNKYHFFSKKNICSRTKSKYAILLLTVLKHLHESMSFDVRREFNESEQKYYLLSGGPDIATDVEVNGGAYVEANAAAHIVADIAEDVHDEGRASGVDHLIERKKNGHSNITNYMDILCNNKSVGSEKIKNNKAEIQNMIEIFYDKVDLKVEKKLKEVKDTMNILTQNIFIIIYNLFSNMHIIHQHIVLLYFSLDFLRICEYEYSYFIIFNSFQFLNKLLTVQNFLIHAPLFMAVQEVFTFYEKIIIHLYKEKNDDLNEEFYHFVDLFNNKHKSMYEDVIKRIWSLYMLIISDEYMKRKDKNLKDNSYVNVHVEQHQQVYANNMNEVKTFLKIKYFEFSNDYRNYILTNVNETYKNILTSCLTKSFRILGLNYFFEEYFFFSNNELLAKDIFILNKILKDTNKLFYGGNLKFVMNFFYPLLMCYINLYEKEEKYSVRSKLFLTYIKNVLIHLTRSMNDCINLYYFMSTKVEDFYILVTKLTNYDDFNLLPLLINFFEHFYLSTLKINDEVECFSGFIGVEKMKNIKCKYTNINLKKNNFFLNYISDNLLKIFIPKFVSIVTFCLNQKFSSTTTLVQENMVNIHTTIEKFSDLIRVCLYYTSTTDFNDIIVILEQHILRNEIEKNIISVISLLLVLKMFTPFFSYEQLKLCSTYYEKLIHFIGVELRKKSSYFAFINCKNFMSKLNDSNDRHINLTRGDETNKQEVIRDSLYYKSVQMCSNVVDELPTTSNQFSGLSNISKDKKDALFLESNNVYDIGKFDKNINSNSNSSNSNSNSNSSNSNSNSNSNSNSNSNSSNSNSSNSNSSNSNGNNDSLNGNTNVFQVMDSGAVEGDVSLFNTIHADNEEREGHSSYNYKYNDMRKEEEGGEKNARTSNKIKEVIRRKRGGEKNIRKRDKIKKGIRREGGGKKNTRKSEKIKKGIRSEGGEKTNLRKRVEKLRKIKIKKDLKSVIEKLIYARILIFDNVSALFQCIANIFLKEMKKDSSSNSSDKRSFINSEKCDIMHRLNSRELNIYNNIYVGYKIIENNLPTIMTRKNIFLFFENISNYNINKYIKKFYIYLNNLTLYLKVCKGLDRNYSYDLFCALLPIIMKSLFYINKKFTTKLRKNNLFENIVYIGKENVKNILLHVTPGLLVQKHNCKKIAIYILYLLVKKYKIDYEDQVQLFKVCIALSNENEKSVLKVLLKFLLICVDVFNKDVVISNITGLMKLLNSVLMNRMFTYLVEKFILKLHDLVEQGDAIVKGIGEDRVAVKMVEVEEVSSNGLSGKTLINYLEKPGVKIFKRLIANRQTSGRSNRSGNSNNNSRSDKCNYSVSTSGNGAYSDARNGLMPVKMNGKKRVPSVHMLYASSDYSLDDMSKEHYEDISNDSDNSELNLRDDNDEVETNGGEQLKNQGREIFVKSKKEQRRSISKGKMSKENKSNNNFIKKKNENKYIANSFFERLQQCRGEKETTYIKETLNKIVLSKKNKIKKVIYYNKNICEILYNIQKCVLKKSQKNLSIIPPLTNQKEINNLFGENYFIKKNINKEKKKYIQEEDSLSNSDEEKIVGVSNDGKIIIRDVYLHSNDLKMKKKKSDDIINKKYNLMNEKQNMHYKLKSNKKGKNKKNADLFFTGSNNLYKSKKGKGDIIKKNKPLPYSYVPLKPIMTRDKFREKTLHAFRSIKNNAKGKGKKKKN, encoded by the exons ATGGATAAGTTTAAAAGATGCAAGAAGAGAAACTTTAGGAGTCTCATAAAGAATACCAAGTCGTTAATTAAGAGAAAGAATAAGAACCAGTCAAAGATACATAAAAgcaatattttaacaaatgaatttataacaaatataattataaaatacgTAAGGAAGAGTAGTGTAGGGAACGCAAATGGTAGTTCCACTTTTGATGAGTATATGTCACATGGGGGAAATACTACTGAatgtataaaagaaaaattatttagcaaaaaagaaattgttGAAacagatataataaataattgtttaatttttgataAGAATGAAACACTGAAAAGTATTAGTTATAAAATTCTTTAtggtattattaaaaagtgTGTAGATCatgaaaatgtattaatgaaaatagaaGAACTTGGGTTTTCAgctgaaaatataaaagataaaaatgatgacaatataaatatatgctcaaaatataaagtagatactttttttaattatatatataaaagtttaaaagttataaaatgttcaaacaattttaatgtattatgcaaattaatgaatgttataaaatatgttatccATGTCTTgccatatatgtacaaaataaaatttttgttttttttttgttccatttttaatatatatcaaaagcTACACGAGAGGGGAAACCATGGGGATAATATAGCGAATAcaaaaaaggcaaaaaatgtaaaaactgcaaaaaatgtaaaaactgCAAAAAATGTAAAGGATGAAAATAGTGACAACTTCCCTTTTACGAATGTGGATGACCATGAATtcttgaatatattttttgaactaatgaatgaattaataaatattaatgataattaCAATTCTTATgatgataattataaaatttttaactttttcgTTTTACGCTGGATGTTAGTGTATTTTAAGAACAAATACCACTTTTTTTCAAAGAAGAATATTTGTTCCCGAACCAAATCAAAATATGCTATTCTTTTACTTACAGTACTAAAACACTTGCATGAGAGTATGAGCTTCGATGTGCGAAGGGAGTTTAACGAAAGTGAACAGAAATATTACTTATTAAGTGGTGGTCCAGACATAGCAACAGATGTAGAAGTAAATGGAGGGGCATACGTAGAAGCAAATGCCGCTGCACATATAGTAGCAGATATAGCAGAAGACGTGCACGACGAAGGGAGAGCAAGCGGCGTTGACCATTTGATagagaggaaaaaaaatgggcATTCAAATATAACGAATTATATGGACATCTTATGTAACAATAAAAGTGTTGGAAgtgagaaaataaaaaataataaggcTGAAATACAAAACATgattgaaattttttatgataagGTGGATTtaaaagtagaaaaaaaattgaaagaaGTGAAAGATACTATGAACATTTTAACGcaaaacatttttatcatcatttataatttatttagcaatatgcatattataCATCAGCAcatagtattattatatttttctttagattttttaagaatatgtGAATATGAGTactcttattttattatttttaattcattccagtttttaaataaattattaactgttcagaattttttaattcatgcACCATTATTTATGGCTGTTCAAGAAGTTTTCacattttatgaaaaaataattattcatttgtacaaggaaaaaaatgatgacCTAAATGAAGAGTTTTATCACTTTGTTGACTTGTTCAATAATAAGCATAAGAGTATGTATGAAgatgtaataaaaagaatatggAGTTTGTATATGTTGATAATTTCAGATGAATATATGAAACGAAAGGATAAAAATTTGAAGGATAATTCATATGTTAATGTGCATGTTGAGCAACATCAACAAGTGTATGCAAATAATATGAACGAggtaaaaacatttttaaaaattaagtattttgaattttcaaATGATTATAGAAATTATATACTAACAAATGTTAatgaaacatataaaaatatattaactagTTGTTTAACAAAATCGTTTCGTATATTAGgtttgaattattttttcgaagaatatttttttttttcaaataatgaattattagctaaggatatatttatattaaataaaattcttaaggatacaaataaattattttacggcggtaatttaaaatttgtaatgaattttttttacccttTATTAATgtgttatattaatttatatgaaaaagaagaaaaatatagtgTAAGGAGCAAACTATTTTtgacatatataaaaaatgtgttaaTTCATTTAACTCGGTCAATGAATGattgtattaatttatacTATTTCATGTCAACAAAAGTTGaagatttttatatattagttaCTAAGCTTACAAATTATGatgattttaatttattaccacttttaattaatttttttgagcatttttatttgtctacgttaaaaataaatgatgagGTTGAATGTTTTTCAGGTTTTATAGGTgttgaaaaaatgaagaatattaaatgtaaatacacaaatataaatttaaaaaaaaataatttttttttaaattatatatcagacaatttgttaaaaatttttattccaAAATTTGTCTCTATTGTAACTTTTTGTTTAAATCAAAAATTTTCATCTACTACTACATTAGTGCAGGAAAATAtggtaaatatacatacgaCTATAGAGAAATTTTCCGACTTGATACGTGTGTGCTTATACTATACGTCAACTACAgattttaatgatattataGTTATACTAGAGCaacatatattaagaaatgaaattgaaaagaatataatttctGTAATTAGCTTGCTACtagttttaaaaatgttcaccccttttttttcatatgaaCAACTCAAGTTATGCTCTACGTATTATGAAAagttaattcattttataggGGTTGAATTGAGGAAGAAATCATCTTATTTTGCTTTCATTAActgcaaaaattttatgtctAAATTGAATGATAGTAATGATAGGCACATTAATTTAACGAGAGGAGATGAGACAAACAAACAGGAGGTCATAAGGGACTCCTTGTATTATAAATCTGTTCAAATGTGTAGTAATGTTGTGGATGAATTACCCACCACTTCCAACCAGTTCAGTGGTCTCAGTAATATTAGCAAAGATAAAAAGGATGCGCTTTTTTTGGAAAGTAATAATGTTTATGATATAGGCAAATTCGACAAGAATataaatagtaatagtaacagtagtaacagtaatagtaatagtaatagtagtaacagtaatagtaatagtaacagtaatagtaatagtaatagtaacagtagtaatagtaacagtagtaatagtaacagtagtaatagtaatggtAATAATGATAGCCTAAATGGCAACACGAACGTTTTTCAGGTTATGGACAGTGGAGCTGTAGAGGGGGATGTGAGTCTATTTAACACGATACATGCAGATAATGAGGAGAGGGAAGGACACTCATCttataattacaaatataatgatatgCGAAAGGAAGAAGAGGGGGGAGAAAAAAATGCACGAACaagtaacaaaattaaagaagttattagaagaaaaaggggtggtgaaaaaaatatccgaaaaagagataaaattaaaaaaggtatTAGAAGAGAGggagggggaaaaaaaaatacacgaaaaagtgaaaaaattaaaaaaggtatTAGAAGTGAGGGAggagaaaaaacaaatttacgAAAAAGAGTcgaaaaattaagaaaaataaaaattaagaaagaCTTAAAGAGCGTTATAGAAAAACTCATATATGCAAGAATCTTAATATTTGATAATGTTTCTGCGTTGTTTCAGTGTATTgctaacatttttttaaaggaaatgaaaaaggatagtagtagtaacagTAGTGATAAGAGaagttttataaattctGAAAAATGTGATATTATGCACCGTTTGAATAGTAGAGagttgaatatatataacaacatATATGTGGGatacaaaataatagaaaataatttacctACAATAATGACAAGAAAgaacatttttcttttttttgaaaatatttctaattataatataaataaatatattaaaaagttttatatctatttaaataatttaacattatatttaaaagtatGCAAAGGTTTGGATCGAAACTACAGTTATGATTTGTTTTGTGCATTATTACCCATAATAATGAAAtcattattttacataaataaaaaatttaccacaaaattaagaaaaaataatttatttgaaaatattgtatatattggaaaggaaaacgtaaaaaatatCCTTTTACATGTGACTCCAGGTTTGTTAGTACAAAAacataattgtaaaaaaatagcaatatatatattatatttattagtaaaGAAGTATAAAATAGATTATGAGGACCAAGTGCAGTTGTTTAAGGTGTGCATAGCTCTATCGAATGAAAATGAGAAAAGTGTACTAAAGGTCCTTCTGAAATTTCTTTTGATATGTGTGgatgtatttaataaagatGTTGTGATAAGCAATATAACGGGGTTAATGAAACTGCTTAACAGTGTTTTGATGAACCGCatgtttacatatttagtggagaaatttattttaaaactgCATGATTTGGTAGAACAGGGGGATGCAATAGTGAAAGGAATAGGAGAAGATCGAGTAGCAGTAAAAATGGTTGAAGTGGAGGAGGTATCAAGTAATGGCCTATCGGGGAAGACGCTGATTAATTATCTGGAAAAACCGGGggtaaaaattttcaaaaggTTAATAGCAAATAGGCAAACAAGTGGAAGAAGTAATAGAAGTGgtaacagtaacaataacagtaGGAGTGACAAATGCAACTACAGTGTTAGTACCAGTGGTAATGGCGCTTACAGTGATGCGAGAAATGGGCTTATGCCTGTAAAgatgaatggaaaaaaaagagtaccAAGTGTACACATGTTATACGCATCATCGGACTATAGTTTAGACGATATGTCGAAAGAACACTACGAAGATATATCAAACGATTCAGATAATAGTGAACTAAATTTGAGAGATGACAATGATGAAGTTGAAACAAACGGAGGTGAACAATTGAAGAACCAAGGGAGAGAAATTTTTGTCAAGagtaaaaaagaacaaagaaGGAGCATTAGCAAAGGGAAAATGAGTAAGGAGAATAAGAGCAATAATaactttattaaaaagaaaaatgaaaataaatatattgcaaattcattttttgaaaGATTACAACAATGTAGAGGAGAAAAAGAGACTACATATATAAAGGaaacattaaataaaattgtgttaagtaaa aaaaacaaaattaaaaaagtgatatattataataaaaatatctgTGAAATACTTTATAATATCCAAAAatgtgttttaaaaaaatcacAAAAAAACTTGAGTATCATTCCCCCTTTAACAAatcaaaaagaaataaacaatttatttggtgaaaattattttatcaagaaaaatataaataaagaaaaaaaaaaatatatacaagaaGAAGACAGTCTTAGTAATTCGGATGAGGAAAAAATTGTAGGAGTTAGTAACGATGGAAAGATAATTATTCGGGATGTCTATTTGCATTCAAACGATTTgaagatgaagaaaaagaaaagtgatgatattataaataaaaaatataacctAATGAATGAAAAACAGAATATGCACTACAAACTTAAGTCCAataagaaaggaaaaaataaaaagaacgCAGATCTGTTCTTTACAGGaagtaataatttatataaatcaaagaaaggaaaaggggatattattaagaaaaataagccACTACCTTACTCTTATGTTCCTTTAAAACCAATTATGACTAGAGATAAATTTAGGGAAAAAACGCTTCATGCCTTTAGgtctattaaaaataatgcaaaaggaaaaggaaaaaaaaaaaaaaattaa